Proteins co-encoded in one Candidatus Bealeia paramacronuclearis genomic window:
- a CDS encoding rhodanese-like domain-containing protein: MKTITSDELKKRLKYAEVVLIDVREPGEHKSECIEGAHLIPLSEICIKKLPTSLLPIVIHCRSGKRSQEACKKLLAENPNLEIYTLEGGISAWKELGGEVKTQGRNVLPLDRQVQVAVGFLAFSGVMLGTFVNSGFYVIPGFIGLGLVFAGLTGWCGMAKILAKMPWNQ; the protein is encoded by the coding sequence ATGAAAACGATCACATCAGATGAACTCAAAAAACGACTGAAATACGCTGAGGTAGTTCTCATAGATGTGCGAGAACCCGGAGAACACAAATCCGAATGTATCGAAGGGGCTCACCTTATCCCTTTGTCTGAGATTTGCATTAAGAAATTACCGACATCCTTGCTCCCTATTGTGATTCATTGCCGTTCTGGAAAACGCAGCCAAGAGGCATGCAAAAAGCTTTTGGCAGAAAATCCTAATTTGGAAATCTATACTTTAGAAGGCGGGATTTCGGCCTGGAAAGAATTGGGTGGAGAGGTGAAAACGCAAGGACGTAATGTGTTGCCTTTGGATCGGCAGGTTCAGGTCGCGGTCGGATTTTTGGCGTTTTCTGGTGTGATGTTGGGAACATTTGTGAACTCAGGCTTTTATGTGATACCTGGGTTTATTGGCTTAGGGCTTGTGTTTGCAGGGCTCACAGGATGGTGCGGTATGGCCAAGATTTTAGCCAAAATGCCCTGGAATCAGTAA